ATGCCGCCACCAGATGTTTCAGGGGCAAAGCGCTCGACCAGCCAGCCAGCCATTAGCCCGAATCCGATGCCGATGAGGGGTAATGAAACCCAAGCTGTGATGTGGTATGAGGTATAGACTCGCCACTGTCCTAAAGCGCCGACTCCAGTTTTGAGCAATACTGCTGCTAGCCCGGAGATTACCCCAATTAGACAGGCTTCTGCGATCGCCAGTTGTTGCCTTGGGAGCAACAGCGTTCTTAGATTATTTTGATTTCTGAATTTTGAGTTTATATAACCCAATTTATTTGTACGGTCGGCTTTAATCAACAGTCCCAAAATGACTGTTTTAAACCAACTGACCAAGCCGCCCCATATCCCTAACAATACGTTGTAAAGACGCCCATTTATGGTGTCTTTAATTTTGAGCTTTGAGTTTAAAGACTTTAGCCTCAACCTCGCCAATCTCAAATAATTCATAATAACTAGCTAATAGGTAATAGGTAATTGATCCGAAGAATTGCTAATAATTAATCGCTGCTATAGCGTTTATCGCTCCCATTCATACACTCGCTCTGTAGGAGGGCAAAGCTTTGTACCCATACAGATGTATAGAACCGAATTTAGAATTGCTATAACGATGTCCTATTAGGCAATATCAATTACCAATTACCAATTTACTAAGTCTTTCCGGTGACAGACAATCCCTCTACAATCACAGACGGCGTTAGCACTGGCCCGTTCCAATCGGCGTCGTCTCCCAGCGCTACCAACTGTTTCAGCGCCGTGTAGATGTTTCCTGCAACCATCGTATCCTTGACGCGCCCCACAATCTCACCCTTTTGCACCCGGTAGCCGAGGTCAACGTTGATGGAAAAGTCCCCAGAAATACCAGTAGCGCCGCCTAGCATCTGGTCTACTATCAGTCCCTCATCCATTTGCGAAATCAAATCGATTAGCGAACCTTTACCCGGATGTATCAGCAAGTTAACTAAACCGGGGGTGGGATAGCTGCCCAAACCGGGGCGAAAGCCGTTTCCCGTACTGCTGGTTCCCAAGGCACGTCCTGTCATCAAGTCGGTGTAAAACATCTGCAATACGCCTTCTTTGATGAAAACCAAGTGCTGAGTGGGACTGCCTTCGTCATCAAAGGGACAGCTAAAAGGGCCAACTTGTGGTTGCTGGGATATCGTGAGGCTGGTGCTGGTGACTTGCTTGCCTTGGCGATCGCTCCAAGGAGAAGCGCCTTCGAGTACTCGTTTGCCATTCACGGCGGCTTGCACGGTTTCCCAGAGCATATCTGCTGCTTTGTCTGTGAACAAGATGGGTATGCGTCCCGTAGGAGGGGCGACGTTTTCTAATGCCCACGACAAGCGCTGCAAGATGCGCTGGGTTAGCGTGGCAACATCCAGTTTATCCCGCGCTTGTTGACCATCGGAGACGCTGAGAAAGTCTTCTCCTCGCACCCATTCTGCCGAGAGATAACAACTAGCAGTAGTGTCCGTATAGCGGCAATCTAGTCCTTCGGAGTTGAGCAGCCGCGTAGTTTCTATTTCGCATTCCCATTGGGCGGTGCAAAGTACTTCTGGGTAAACTTCGCGAACCATCGCGATCGCTTCTTTGCCCTGTTTTACCATGCTCCCAACTGGTATTGTTTCTCCTAAGTCTGGATAAACACAGTCGCGATTGGTAATTAGTTGTACTTGTTCGGGTTCGTTGAGTGTCGAGAGCGCGATCGCTTTATCTACTAAAGCTTGAGGTTCAACTGGCCCGTAAGCTACAGCCAAACCCGGACGCCCGTCAACCCAAAGACGCAAGGTAGTACCTTCAGATTGGGCGCTTTCGAGTTGTTTGAGGCGGTTGGCTTCAAAGAACACAGGATAAGAAAGCGATCGCGATTGGTAAACATCCGCTGCTTGTGCGCCTGACTTAGCGGCTAGATCCAACAACTGTTCTGCTAATGATTCTTCTGGCGAATTGTTCATGGGTTCTTAGGTTCATGGTTCATAGTTCATAATTCATGCTTCATCGCAATGAGCAAGGAGCAATAAACAATGAACAATTAACTTATGCCAAATTCAACTCTTGCATTAGCCAGAACCCAGCAAAGGATTCCGCCTGCGGGTCGGACTGTACAGCTATAAAATGTACCGTGTTGGCTTTCTTCTTCGCCTCCTCAAAGTTCTTTGCTTCCATAATAATTTTTGGATCTTTGATGTTTGCTAAAATCCAGCTGTCAAATGCCCCTGTTTCTAACAACAATCTAGAGTTTGAGCCACTATCAAATTTTAGGGAAGCTGGTTCGATTCCTGACATCCAACCAGCCAGAGCCAGCGCTCTGGGGGAGAAAATTATCACGCCTGGAATTATGGCGTCAGGCGGTAAAGGTTCTCCTTGTGCGTCATAAGCTAGCTGCAACGGGAAAGCTTCGCCAAAGGCAACTTCCCACTCGTCCATTTCTGCTAATGCCGCTGCTTCCAAGCTAACAAACGCCCACTGCTGGCCGATTAAGGCATCTGGCAGGCGGGCTGGTGCGGTTTTTTCTAATTGGACGGATGGCATGTTGCCCGGTTGATAATTGGGATGTTTAGGATATATCTGCTGCATCCGCTCTTGCAGCCACCCGCGCAAGGCATAAACCCTGCGGCTGGGAATTGCTGGAATGCCCAAGTCTTCGCAGGCTTTGGCAATCATGTTAGTCATCTGCCGACGGAAGAAGCGGATTTTTGTGGGAGCATAGCCGGATTGCGCGATCGCTTCCTCTATTGCCTTCCGCAACCAAACCGAGTTTACTTCCGTACTGGGACAGAACTTTGCGTACCGCAATAGGGACTCTGGTTGCGCCATAGTTCGCAACGGACTCTCGCACACCAAAACTTCCCAAATTTTTTTGTTGTCCTCGTCCACAATTGGGCGAGAGTAAAAATCTAATTCCCAAACTGTTCCCATGCGGCTGATAGAATCTGGCTATTTTAAAACTTTAGGCTTCGACCTTGGCTTTAGAAGGTTCTAAATTTATAGTCGTAGTGCCATTTCCATCATACGGGCGAAGGGGGTTGCATAGGCGATCGCCTATCGTCTCTATTCGCTGTCCAAAACTATGTCCCCTTGCTCTCCTTAAAACTACCCAAATTTTTCCCTACTGGGAATCCCTTCACTTGGTTGGTAACGGAATGTGGTATTATGCCTCAAATTGCCAAGCCCCGCTAAATAATCCCTATCAGGGTTTAAATTTTGACGTGCGGCTCTCTAAGTCTTTATAGCAGTCCTAAGTAATTCGCGAAGGCGAGATACCCGACTTCTTAAAGAAGTCGGGTATCTGAACGTTCTATATTAAGCTCTATTACGGGTTGAAATAAACAACAAGTCACTCACCGGATTGCACTTTACTTGCCCCACATAAAGCTCTCCCGCTTCGGTTGTTTCCCCAGATGACTTTGTGTTAGCTCGTCGCGGAACTTGCCTAATTTGACAGACTTTTTCTAGATAATACTCTCCTTGCTTGGGGCGAGGCCCTTGCCAAACTGAACGTAGTTTTAAGTTATATCCAGAACCTGCGGATGATACTTCATATTTCAATACCCACCAAAAATCTTCTTCTTGCGGTTTAAGTTCTTTTTGTGCTTGCTTCCTAATAACTTCAAGTGTAATTTTTTTATTTATCAACCATCGCTCCACATCTGGCCAAGCTCGATTATTAAGTTGGTCTCTCAACTTAGGC
This portion of the Microcoleus sp. FACHB-831 genome encodes:
- a CDS encoding Tab2/Atab2 family RNA-binding protein yields the protein MGTVWELDFYSRPIVDEDNKKIWEVLVCESPLRTMAQPESLLRYAKFCPSTEVNSVWLRKAIEEAIAQSGYAPTKIRFFRRQMTNMIAKACEDLGIPAIPSRRVYALRGWLQERMQQIYPKHPNYQPGNMPSVQLEKTAPARLPDALIGQQWAFVSLEAAALAEMDEWEVAFGEAFPLQLAYDAQGEPLPPDAIIPGVIIFSPRALALAGWMSGIEPASLKFDSGSNSRLLLETGAFDSWILANIKDPKIIMEAKNFEEAKKKANTVHFIAVQSDPQAESFAGFWLMQELNLA
- a CDS encoding TldD/PmbA family protein, whose translation is MNNSPEESLAEQLLDLAAKSGAQAADVYQSRSLSYPVFFEANRLKQLESAQSEGTTLRLWVDGRPGLAVAYGPVEPQALVDKAIALSTLNEPEQVQLITNRDCVYPDLGETIPVGSMVKQGKEAIAMVREVYPEVLCTAQWECEIETTRLLNSEGLDCRYTDTTASCYLSAEWVRGEDFLSVSDGQQARDKLDVATLTQRILQRLSWALENVAPPTGRIPILFTDKAADMLWETVQAAVNGKRVLEGASPWSDRQGKQVTSTSLTISQQPQVGPFSCPFDDEGSPTQHLVFIKEGVLQMFYTDLMTGRALGTSSTGNGFRPGLGSYPTPGLVNLLIHPGKGSLIDLISQMDEGLIVDQMLGGATGISGDFSINVDLGYRVQKGEIVGRVKDTMVAGNIYTALKQLVALGDDADWNGPVLTPSVIVEGLSVTGKT